One Hydrogenispora ethanolica genomic region harbors:
- a CDS encoding GH36-type glycosyl hydrolase domain-containing protein codes for MNNHKHPAVQAWTFIDERGSFRLEEPQRTSYLYFPLANEAGMMSAITPQLHGDIKTGQNSFLMTPVSAEDLHNTRSARNFWLYVEGYGPWSVTGNSARQLADRFGNEQERATLEAGFLWHKLLRELPKLGLVAQVINFVPAHAATVELMKVTVSNRGDRPLRFTPTAALPIYGRSADNLRDHRHVTSLLHRIAVTEHGVVVRPTFCFDERGHQLNHLSYSVLGSDGQGRPPCGFFPIVPEFIGEGGSLDWPEAVVRNLPPAHAAGARLGGYEAIGALRFAEQILQPGESQSYLLVLAIGDDSADSATLMQRYGSETAFDAYLAENQKFWENKLERLTFTNGDPNFGPWMRWVGLQPILRRIYGCSFLPHHDYGRGGRGWRDLWQDCLALLLQNPGEVRSLLLNNFAGVRIDGSNATIIGAAPGEFIADRNNICRVWMDHGAWPFLTTQLYIDQSGDLRFLLAEQSYFQDAQIYRSRRRDPLWQPEDGSRLRREDGRIYTGTVLEHLLIQNLTQFYNVGAHHAIRLEGADWNDALDMAAERGESVAFTAFYAANLLQLSEMVETLEERLGLDEVELAAELLLLLKLGPDPADYDSVSGKQALLDEYFAACRHRISGRKIRVRTRQLAANLRQKADWLFHWLRDHEWIENREGYQWFNGYYDNDGQRVEGDHPAGVRMTLTGQVFPIMGGIATPEQIVRIVAAVDRYLQDPVQKGYRLITDFGGVQTNLGRGFGFAYGHKENGAMFSHMAVMYANALYQRGFIREGYTVLHSIYGLCNDFATSRIYPGVPEYIDGNGRGMYHYLTGAASWLLLTMLTEVFGVKGRLGDLLLQPKLVREQFDAMGNASVTAHFAGKKVRVFYHNPKLLDYGQYRIQKVAIQASPAAPAISGDHAVIPRDLLENLPQDDCRLVVELG; via the coding sequence ATGAACAACCATAAGCATCCAGCGGTTCAAGCTTGGACCTTCATCGATGAGCGCGGCAGCTTCCGGCTGGAAGAGCCGCAGCGTACCAGCTACCTTTATTTCCCGCTGGCCAATGAGGCCGGCATGATGTCCGCCATCACGCCGCAACTCCACGGCGATATCAAAACCGGCCAGAACAGTTTCCTGATGACGCCGGTCTCGGCCGAAGATCTCCACAATACCCGCTCCGCCCGGAACTTCTGGCTCTATGTCGAGGGTTACGGCCCCTGGTCCGTCACCGGCAATTCCGCCCGCCAACTGGCTGACCGGTTTGGAAACGAGCAGGAACGGGCGACGCTGGAAGCGGGCTTTCTCTGGCACAAACTGCTCCGGGAGCTTCCGAAACTGGGGTTGGTCGCCCAGGTCATCAACTTTGTGCCGGCCCACGCGGCGACGGTGGAGTTGATGAAGGTCACCGTCAGCAACCGCGGCGACCGGCCGCTACGATTCACTCCCACCGCCGCGCTTCCCATATACGGCCGCTCAGCGGATAACCTGCGCGATCACCGCCATGTCACTTCCCTGCTCCACCGGATCGCCGTCACCGAGCACGGCGTGGTCGTCCGGCCGACCTTCTGCTTTGACGAGCGGGGCCACCAATTAAACCATCTTTCCTACAGCGTGCTGGGATCCGACGGCCAGGGCCGGCCGCCGTGCGGCTTTTTTCCCATCGTCCCGGAATTCATCGGCGAGGGCGGTTCCTTGGATTGGCCGGAAGCAGTGGTCCGGAATCTGCCCCCTGCTCACGCCGCCGGCGCCCGGTTGGGCGGTTACGAAGCGATCGGAGCGTTGCGGTTTGCCGAGCAAATCCTGCAGCCGGGTGAGTCGCAATCCTATCTCCTGGTGCTGGCCATCGGGGATGACTCCGCCGACAGCGCAACGCTGATGCAGCGCTACGGCTCGGAGACGGCTTTCGACGCTTATCTGGCGGAAAATCAAAAATTCTGGGAAAATAAATTGGAGCGCTTGACATTCACCAACGGCGATCCGAATTTCGGACCCTGGATGCGCTGGGTCGGCCTCCAGCCCATTTTGCGGCGGATCTACGGTTGCTCTTTCCTGCCCCACCACGATTACGGCCGGGGCGGCCGGGGCTGGCGCGATCTTTGGCAAGACTGCCTGGCGCTCCTGCTCCAAAACCCCGGCGAAGTCCGTTCGCTGTTGCTCAACAACTTCGCCGGGGTGCGGATCGACGGCAGCAACGCCACGATCATCGGCGCCGCGCCGGGGGAATTCATCGCCGACCGCAACAATATCTGCCGGGTCTGGATGGATCACGGCGCCTGGCCGTTCCTCACCACCCAATTATACATCGATCAAAGCGGCGATCTCCGGTTTCTCCTGGCCGAACAGAGTTATTTCCAGGACGCCCAGATCTATCGTTCCCGGCGGCGGGATCCGCTTTGGCAACCCGAGGACGGCAGCCGGCTGCGCCGGGAGGACGGCCGGATTTATACCGGAACCGTGCTGGAGCACTTATTGATCCAAAATCTGACCCAGTTCTATAATGTGGGAGCGCACCATGCCATCCGGCTCGAAGGAGCGGATTGGAACGACGCCCTGGACATGGCGGCGGAACGCGGGGAGAGCGTGGCTTTTACCGCCTTTTATGCCGCCAACCTGTTGCAGCTGAGCGAAATGGTGGAAACCTTGGAAGAACGGCTGGGCCTCGACGAAGTGGAACTCGCCGCCGAACTGTTGCTGCTCTTGAAACTCGGCCCGGACCCGGCGGACTATGACTCCGTCTCCGGGAAACAGGCGCTGCTGGATGAGTATTTTGCTGCGTGCCGCCACCGGATCTCCGGCCGGAAAATCAGGGTGCGGACCCGGCAGCTCGCGGCGAATTTGCGCCAGAAAGCCGATTGGCTCTTCCACTGGCTCCGGGATCACGAATGGATCGAAAACCGCGAGGGCTACCAGTGGTTTAACGGCTACTACGACAATGACGGCCAGCGGGTCGAGGGGGATCATCCGGCCGGGGTCCGCATGACCCTCACCGGCCAGGTCTTCCCGATCATGGGAGGCATTGCGACCCCGGAGCAGATCGTCCGGATCGTGGCCGCCGTCGACCGCTATCTTCAGGATCCGGTCCAAAAGGGCTACCGGCTGATCACCGATTTCGGCGGCGTCCAAACCAATCTCGGCCGCGGCTTTGGCTTCGCGTACGGCCACAAAGAGAATGGCGCCATGTTCAGCCACATGGCGGTGATGTACGCCAACGCGCTATACCAGCGCGGCTTTATCCGGGAGGGCTATACGGTCCTGCATTCCATCTACGGACTATGCAATGATTTTGCCACGAGCCGGATCTATCCCGGGGTACCCGAGTACATCGACGGGAACGGACGGGGCATGTATCATTATCTGACCGGCGCCGCCAGCTGGCTATTGCTCACGATGCTGACCGAGGTTTTCGGCGTCAAGGGGCGGCTGGGCGATCTCCTCCTCCAGCCCAAATTGGTCAGGGAGCAGTTCGACGCCATGGGAAACGCCAGTGTGACCGCGCACTTTGCCGGGAAAAAAGTACGGGTCTTTTACCATAACCCGAAGCTGCTGGACTACGGCCAATACCGCATCCAAAAGGTCGCCATTCAGGCCAGTCCGGCTGCGCCGGCCATCTCCGGCGACCATGCCGTGATCCCCCGGGACCTGCTGGAGAACCTCCCGCAGGATGATTGCCGGCTCGTGGTGGAGCTCGGATAA
- a CDS encoding LacI family DNA-binding transcriptional regulator, translating to MATLRDIARAASVSVGTVSRVINNSPNVSPQKRDKVKRIMKELHYQPDFMAQNLSRKRRQTGELGLIVTGIDNPANAEIVRGATAEAERHGYVTMLCTAWSTKEIQNYLEVFIRRQVEGVAIASYMDRRTIHTVAKLHTQGVPIAVCRDSAWPFDAAEVDFDGIATVDFESVSSCEQAVSYLISLGHRRIAAITGNAELSEGDPRLLGYKQALQKADLAYNPKLLFSGGSDTIMTGVHSMREALATERTITAVFAFNDLLAIGALHSLQESGIRVPEEMSVIGFDNILMSGYLNPPLSTINVPKYEMGQALIRELVGAIQETALGHESVNTNFVVRQSTGFARS from the coding sequence ATGGCTACTCTACGAGATATTGCGCGAGCCGCCAGCGTATCGGTGGGCACCGTTTCCCGCGTCATCAACAATTCGCCCAATGTTTCACCGCAAAAGCGCGACAAAGTGAAACGCATCATGAAAGAGCTCCATTACCAGCCCGATTTCATGGCCCAGAACCTCAGCCGCAAACGGCGCCAAACCGGCGAACTGGGACTGATCGTCACCGGAATCGACAATCCGGCCAATGCCGAGATCGTCCGGGGCGCGACCGCCGAAGCGGAGCGGCACGGTTATGTGACGATGTTGTGCACCGCTTGGTCGACCAAGGAGATCCAGAATTATCTGGAGGTATTCATCCGCCGCCAGGTGGAGGGAGTGGCCATCGCCTCCTATATGGACCGGCGGACCATCCATACCGTCGCCAAGCTCCACACCCAAGGAGTCCCGATCGCGGTCTGCCGCGATTCGGCCTGGCCGTTCGACGCGGCGGAAGTCGATTTTGACGGAATCGCCACGGTGGACTTCGAATCCGTCTCCTCGTGCGAGCAGGCGGTCTCCTACCTCATCAGCCTGGGGCACCGGCGGATCGCCGCCATCACCGGCAACGCCGAACTCAGCGAAGGCGATCCCCGGTTGCTGGGCTACAAACAAGCACTGCAAAAAGCGGACCTGGCTTACAACCCCAAGTTGCTCTTCTCCGGCGGCTCCGACACGATCATGACCGGGGTCCATTCCATGCGGGAAGCCCTGGCCACGGAGCGCACCATCACCGCAGTCTTTGCCTTCAATGACTTACTGGCCATCGGCGCCCTGCACTCCCTGCAGGAGTCGGGCATCCGGGTACCCGAGGAGATGTCGGTGATCGGGTTTGACAACATTCTGATGAGCGGCTACCTGAATCCGCCCCTCTCCACCATCAATGTGCCGAAGTATGAGATGGGCCAGGCGTTGATCCGGGAGCTGGTGGGAGCGATTCAAGAGACCGCGCTGGGACACGAATCCGTGAATACCAATTTCGTGGTCCGCCAGTCCACCGGATTCGCCCGCAGTTGA
- a CDS encoding carbohydrate ABC transporter permease → MADHTLRVNQPGKRSGAWLREAVLLLAALLTLFPLLWMFSTALKGTQEAFIGHHLIPKVWRFDNFSTAWQQANFALYFLNSTLYTVAVVAGVWAVATLGAYGFARLAIPGKTLIFYILIGSLMIPIPGSFIPLYLMMNKLHLTGTRLGYILPMIASGLATAIFILKSFFESIPKEFEEAARLDGCGKFQIFARIMLPLSQPAWLTVLIFTALATWNDYLWAVIMFSQKERMPIQVGLRVFQGQYFTRYEMLMAGTAIAAIPMILLFVFFQRNIISGVTTGGIKG, encoded by the coding sequence ATGGCCGATCATACTCTGCGGGTGAATCAACCGGGGAAACGTTCCGGAGCATGGCTGCGCGAAGCGGTTTTGCTCCTGGCGGCATTACTCACGCTTTTCCCGCTGCTGTGGATGTTTTCCACCGCCCTGAAAGGAACCCAGGAGGCCTTCATCGGGCATCACCTGATCCCCAAGGTCTGGCGGTTTGATAATTTCAGCACCGCCTGGCAGCAGGCCAACTTCGCCCTCTACTTTTTGAACAGCACCCTTTACACCGTTGCGGTGGTCGCCGGAGTCTGGGCCGTGGCGACATTGGGCGCTTATGGCTTCGCCCGGTTGGCGATACCCGGGAAAACCCTGATTTTTTACATTCTGATCGGGTCGCTCATGATCCCGATCCCCGGTTCGTTCATCCCATTATACCTGATGATGAACAAGCTGCACCTGACCGGGACGCGGTTGGGCTATATCCTGCCGATGATCGCCAGCGGCCTCGCCACCGCCATCTTTATTCTGAAAAGTTTCTTCGAAAGCATTCCCAAAGAGTTCGAGGAGGCCGCCCGGTTGGACGGTTGCGGCAAGTTCCAGATCTTTGCCCGGATCATGCTCCCGTTGTCGCAACCGGCCTGGCTGACGGTGCTGATCTTCACGGCCCTGGCCACCTGGAATGATTACCTGTGGGCCGTGATCATGTTTAGCCAGAAGGAGCGGATGCCCATCCAGGTCGGGCTCCGGGTTTTCCAGGGCCAATATTTTACCCGTTACGAGATGTTGATGGCCGGCACGGCGATTGCCGCCATTCCAATGATTCTCCTGTTCGTCTTCTTCCAGCGGAATATCATTTCCGGGGTTACTACCGGGGGAATTAAGGGTTAA
- a CDS encoding carbohydrate ABC transporter permease, with product MPAPAPAIQKRWRQTKDCAGNFLFILPAILVFSVFSLYPILSTVYLSLFKWNGIEPTRTWVGLRNFQLIFTYDPNWWTAMGNAAKFAILGVVVMQSCSLFLAYLVDRGVRGSEFYKVVFYIPTILSPMVVGYVWKWIYDPASGILNFFLAQTGLAFLSRSWLSDLSTALYAVSATSIWSGFGYSFVFFLAALKGIAPELPEAARVDGANSWQTLRHITLPLLRPVLTVVTILTILGAMQMFPLIEAMTGGGPGFATQVPVKSIYDECFKGYHYGYASAYSVIFGLTMLIISLFQLEIAKRYNYD from the coding sequence ATGCCCGCCCCAGCTCCGGCCATTCAAAAACGGTGGCGCCAAACCAAGGATTGCGCCGGGAACTTCCTTTTCATTCTCCCGGCCATCCTGGTCTTTTCCGTTTTCAGCCTGTATCCGATTCTGAGCACGGTGTATCTTTCCCTATTCAAATGGAACGGCATCGAACCCACCCGCACCTGGGTGGGGCTGCGCAATTTTCAATTGATCTTTACCTATGACCCCAATTGGTGGACCGCTATGGGCAACGCGGCCAAGTTCGCGATCCTGGGCGTGGTGGTGATGCAATCCTGCTCCTTATTCCTCGCCTACCTCGTGGACCGGGGCGTTCGGGGCAGCGAGTTCTATAAAGTGGTATTTTACATTCCCACCATCCTCTCTCCCATGGTGGTGGGGTATGTTTGGAAGTGGATCTACGACCCCGCTTCGGGGATTTTAAACTTTTTCCTGGCCCAAACGGGCCTCGCCTTCCTGAGCCGCTCCTGGCTGAGCGATCTGTCGACGGCTCTGTACGCCGTTTCGGCCACTTCGATCTGGTCCGGCTTCGGCTACTCCTTCGTTTTTTTCCTGGCGGCGCTGAAGGGTATCGCGCCGGAGCTCCCCGAAGCGGCCCGGGTCGACGGGGCCAACAGTTGGCAAACCCTGCGCCACATTACCCTGCCGCTGCTCCGGCCGGTGCTGACGGTGGTGACCATCCTGACCATCCTCGGCGCCATGCAAATGTTTCCGTTGATTGAGGCGATGACCGGCGGCGGTCCCGGATTCGCCACCCAAGTTCCGGTCAAGTCCATCTATGACGAATGTTTCAAAGGGTATCATTACGGCTACGCCAGCGCCTATTCGGTCATCTTTGGCCTGACCATGCTGATCATCTCCCTGTTCCAACTGGAGATCGCCAAACGTTACAATTACGATTAG
- a CDS encoding ABC transporter substrate-binding protein — translation MQKKGWSLFLVALFIAVSVTAPLALAAPKTLTFWHYMVDRKDLMENFAKEYEKAAGIKVDVQLFPGDQDVERKMEAAIQAGTAPDIYTTNGSGDPVKIEAKSRWIKAGGMLNLDKYVSGAWRSNYIASLLGNISFAKGNPYGVEPGLYGLPLDSVNMQFLYNKELFQKAGLNPEQPPATMTQFLAACKKLRAAGITPFAAGFGTWLGISLWEVYAWNIMGETGMVAAQNQGKRLTDPNWIKTFQVFTAMRDAGVYADGVATWDNPDAERLFAQEKCAILYDGSWGIGVVKATNPGLVPKIGAMLPPSAGKHRVYIQGGYGVVLAVNAASPNRENAVKFLEWLTAPAQQARYAKETFNLPASSAVTKQVKLEGAVGQFADDAGRIIPNILKSRGNEVDTQITRGIQSIILKQKTPKQVVQEVNRAWEAASLK, via the coding sequence GTGCAGAAAAAAGGTTGGTCGCTTTTCCTGGTGGCTCTGTTCATTGCCGTGTCGGTCACGGCCCCTCTGGCGCTGGCCGCTCCCAAAACCCTTACTTTCTGGCACTACATGGTCGACCGGAAAGATCTGATGGAGAACTTCGCCAAAGAATACGAGAAAGCCGCCGGAATCAAGGTCGATGTGCAGTTGTTCCCGGGCGATCAGGATGTGGAACGGAAGATGGAGGCCGCCATTCAAGCCGGGACCGCCCCGGATATTTACACCACCAACGGCAGCGGCGATCCGGTGAAGATCGAGGCCAAATCGCGCTGGATCAAAGCCGGCGGCATGTTGAACCTCGACAAGTATGTCTCGGGCGCCTGGCGCAGCAATTATATCGCCTCGCTGCTCGGCAACATCTCCTTTGCCAAGGGCAATCCGTACGGCGTCGAGCCCGGCCTCTACGGTCTGCCGCTGGACTCCGTCAACATGCAATTCCTTTATAACAAAGAACTGTTTCAAAAGGCCGGCCTGAATCCGGAGCAGCCGCCGGCGACCATGACCCAGTTTCTGGCGGCCTGCAAGAAATTGCGCGCCGCCGGAATCACGCCGTTCGCGGCCGGATTCGGCACTTGGCTGGGGATCAGCCTCTGGGAGGTCTACGCCTGGAACATCATGGGCGAAACCGGCATGGTGGCCGCCCAAAACCAAGGCAAACGGCTGACCGATCCCAACTGGATCAAAACGTTCCAGGTCTTCACGGCGATGCGCGACGCCGGCGTTTATGCCGATGGCGTGGCCACCTGGGACAATCCCGACGCCGAACGCCTCTTCGCCCAGGAGAAATGCGCCATTCTTTATGACGGTTCCTGGGGGATCGGCGTCGTCAAGGCCACCAATCCCGGACTGGTCCCGAAGATCGGCGCCATGTTGCCGCCGTCCGCGGGGAAACACCGGGTGTATATCCAAGGCGGTTACGGCGTGGTTCTGGCGGTCAACGCCGCCAGTCCCAACCGGGAGAACGCGGTCAAATTCCTGGAATGGCTGACCGCCCCGGCCCAGCAGGCCCGCTATGCCAAGGAGACTTTCAATCTCCCCGCCAGCTCGGCAGTTACCAAGCAGGTCAAACTGGAAGGCGCGGTCGGGCAATTCGCCGACGACGCCGGCCGGATCATTCCGAACATCCTGAAGTCGCGCGGCAATGAGGTGGACACTCAGATTACCCGCGGCATCCAGTCGATTATCCTGAAGCAAAAAACCCCCAAACAGGTGGTCCAAGAGGTCAACCGGGCCTGGGAAGCCGCCTCCTTGAAATAA
- the alaS gene encoding alanine--tRNA ligase, whose amino-acid sequence MKSASQIRQEFLDFFQEKGHTIVSSASLIPHNDPTLIFTNAGMNQFKDVFLGTGTRTYHRAADSQKCIRVSGKHNDLEEVGRDTYHHTFFEMLGNWSFGDYYKKEAIAWAWELLTGRWGLPKDKLYATVYQTDEEAESLWKQVTDILPDHIMRFGEKDNFWEMGDTGPCGPCSEIHIDLGPERCDKGHIPGHVCGVNAGCARYIELWNLVFIQYNRKGDGSLEELPAKHVDTGMGFERIVSVLQGQRSNYDIDLFRRIIQGIEEVTGQSYAKAEHQVAMRVIADHIRALTFAIADGALPSNDGRGYVLRRILRRAARFGRTLGMTEPFLYRVIPHLAEAMGAAYPELLQQQAHCELVNKAEEEGFNRTLDKGIELFESIAARLAAAGETTVAGEDAFKLYDTYGFPLDLTQLMAEERGLTVDLDGFDREMENQRNKARQSGKFTMAEDQTRWETLAEEAHSVFRGYEVLETPARLCLVGEDPDYWQLVFDQTPFYAESGGQVGDTGTIRADGREFAVADTVKLNDRIVHRVRKAGPFPKEAREFQLAVAADRRRATAANHTATHLLQAALRQVLGEHVHQSGSSVAPERLRFDFTHFEKITAEQLAEVESLVNRVIGQGIAVCTEETTHEEALAAGAMALFGEKYGDRVRLVRVPGFSAELCGGTHVANTAQIRWFRIVSESSVATGVRRIEAVTGDEAFRMADAESRTLDELCGLLKTDAGQAVARLQSLLDDLNKYQKELAKSGQDQAAQQVKELFGRIRQAAAGRYLVARVDGLSMELMREAVDKLRDQMGSGVAVLGAVTEGKVSFVVGVTKDLTGTVQAGKIIKAVAAEAGGGGGGRPDLAQAGGKDAAKVDQALAVGETMVKELLG is encoded by the coding sequence GTGAAATCCGCAAGCCAGATACGCCAGGAATTTCTCGACTTTTTCCAAGAAAAGGGGCATACCATCGTTTCCAGCGCCTCTTTGATTCCACATAATGATCCGACCCTGATCTTCACCAACGCCGGGATGAACCAGTTTAAGGACGTTTTTCTCGGGACCGGTACCCGGACCTATCACCGGGCGGCGGACTCTCAAAAATGCATCCGGGTGAGCGGCAAACACAATGACCTGGAAGAGGTCGGCCGGGATACCTACCACCATACCTTCTTCGAGATGCTCGGCAACTGGTCCTTTGGCGATTACTATAAGAAGGAAGCCATCGCCTGGGCGTGGGAGCTTTTGACCGGACGCTGGGGCCTGCCCAAGGACAAACTCTACGCCACGGTCTATCAGACCGACGAGGAGGCCGAATCCCTCTGGAAGCAGGTCACCGACATCCTGCCGGACCATATCATGCGTTTCGGGGAGAAGGATAATTTCTGGGAGATGGGCGACACCGGCCCGTGCGGCCCGTGTTCGGAGATTCATATCGATCTGGGACCGGAACGTTGCGACAAAGGGCATATTCCCGGCCACGTCTGCGGAGTCAATGCCGGCTGCGCCCGCTACATCGAACTCTGGAACCTGGTTTTCATTCAATATAACCGCAAGGGGGACGGCAGCCTGGAAGAGCTGCCCGCCAAGCATGTGGACACCGGAATGGGTTTCGAACGGATCGTCTCGGTGCTGCAGGGGCAACGCTCCAACTATGACATCGACCTGTTCCGCCGGATCATTCAAGGGATCGAGGAGGTAACCGGCCAGAGCTACGCCAAGGCCGAGCACCAGGTGGCGATGCGGGTGATCGCCGATCATATCCGGGCGCTGACCTTCGCCATTGCCGACGGCGCGTTGCCTTCCAATGACGGCCGGGGTTACGTGCTCCGCCGGATCCTGCGCCGGGCGGCCCGTTTCGGCCGGACCCTGGGCATGACCGAGCCTTTCCTGTACCGGGTCATCCCGCACCTGGCCGAGGCCATGGGCGCGGCCTACCCCGAGCTCCTGCAGCAACAGGCCCATTGCGAGCTGGTGAACAAGGCCGAGGAGGAAGGCTTCAACCGCACCCTGGACAAGGGGATTGAATTATTCGAAAGCATCGCCGCCCGGCTGGCGGCAGCCGGCGAAACGACGGTCGCCGGGGAGGATGCTTTCAAACTATACGACACCTACGGATTCCCGCTGGACCTGACCCAATTGATGGCCGAGGAGCGGGGTCTGACGGTCGATCTGGACGGCTTCGACCGGGAGATGGAGAACCAGCGGAACAAGGCCCGCCAGAGCGGCAAGTTCACCATGGCCGAGGATCAGACGCGCTGGGAGACCCTGGCCGAAGAGGCTCATTCCGTTTTCCGCGGTTACGAAGTTTTGGAGACTCCGGCCCGGCTTTGCCTAGTGGGCGAGGATCCGGACTACTGGCAGCTGGTCTTCGATCAGACGCCGTTTTACGCCGAGTCCGGCGGCCAGGTCGGCGACACCGGGACCATCCGGGCCGACGGCCGGGAGTTTGCGGTGGCGGATACCGTGAAGCTGAACGACCGCATTGTGCACCGGGTGCGCAAGGCCGGTCCGTTCCCCAAGGAGGCCCGGGAGTTTCAGCTGGCGGTCGCGGCCGACCGGCGCCGGGCCACCGCGGCCAATCATACCGCCACCCACTTGCTCCAGGCGGCTTTGCGGCAGGTACTCGGGGAGCACGTGCACCAATCCGGTTCCTCGGTTGCGCCGGAGCGGCTCCGTTTCGACTTTACCCATTTCGAGAAGATCACCGCTGAACAACTGGCGGAAGTGGAAAGCCTGGTTAACCGGGTGATCGGCCAGGGCATCGCGGTCTGTACCGAAGAGACCACTCACGAGGAAGCCCTGGCGGCCGGGGCGATGGCGCTCTTCGGCGAGAAGTACGGCGACCGGGTCCGGCTGGTGCGGGTGCCCGGCTTCAGCGCCGAGCTGTGCGGCGGCACCCATGTGGCCAATACCGCGCAGATCCGCTGGTTCCGGATCGTCTCCGAGAGCAGCGTGGCCACTGGGGTGCGCCGGATCGAGGCGGTCACCGGGGACGAGGCGTTCCGGATGGCCGATGCCGAAAGCCGGACCTTGGATGAGCTGTGCGGCCTGCTCAAGACCGATGCCGGCCAGGCGGTGGCGCGTTTGCAGTCGCTGTTGGACGACCTCAATAAGTACCAGAAAGAATTGGCCAAGTCCGGCCAGGATCAGGCGGCGCAGCAGGTGAAGGAGTTGTTCGGCCGGATCCGGCAGGCTGCGGCCGGGCGGTATCTGGTGGCCCGGGTGGACGGTCTGAGCATGGAACTGATGCGGGAGGCCGTCGACAAGCTGCGCGACCAGATGGGCAGCGGCGTGGCGGTGCTCGGCGCGGTCACCGAGGGGAAGGTCTCCTTCGTGGTCGGCGTCACCAAGGACCTCACCGGGACGGTGCAGGCTGGCAAGATCATCAAGGCGGTCGCGGCCGAGGCCGGCGGCGGCGGCGGCGGACGGCCGGATCTGGCCCAGGCCGGCGGGAAGGATGCCGCCAAGGTCGATCAGGCGCTGGCGGTCGGGGAAACGATGGTCAAGGAGTTATTGGGATAA
- a CDS encoding histidinol-phosphatase HisJ family protein has product MYLVDYHVHTKRCRHAGGRDREYIECAIGKGLRELGFADHVPRFYEPDKPGKVSERGMAWCDLDEYIGAVAGYRKEYRGEIVIKLGLELDFVPGWERETERIVRDYPWDYVIGSVHFFPEWNYGYIAREQEHGPEEIYPLYFRRVAEAGESGFFNILGHVDLPKRSFPRLAPETMAALHRELAVRLGKAGAVIELNTYGMRGSKLGDVGLYPDRELLVLCRREGVRVTLGSDAHRPRDVAADFDRATALLTECGFDEIMTFEKRQVRPVAWRE; this is encoded by the coding sequence ATGTATCTGGTGGACTATCACGTGCACACCAAACGCTGCCGGCACGCGGGCGGCCGGGACCGGGAGTATATCGAGTGCGCCATCGGCAAGGGCCTCCGGGAACTGGGCTTCGCCGATCACGTGCCCCGCTTCTACGAGCCGGATAAGCCGGGTAAGGTGAGCGAGCGCGGCATGGCCTGGTGCGATCTGGACGAGTATATCGGGGCGGTGGCCGGCTACCGGAAGGAATACCGGGGGGAGATCGTCATCAAGCTGGGCTTGGAATTGGACTTCGTGCCCGGCTGGGAGCGGGAGACCGAGCGGATCGTCAGGGATTATCCTTGGGACTATGTGATCGGATCGGTCCATTTCTTCCCGGAGTGGAATTACGGCTATATCGCCCGGGAACAGGAGCATGGGCCGGAGGAGATCTATCCCTTGTATTTCCGGCGGGTGGCCGAGGCCGGGGAGAGCGGATTCTTCAATATTTTGGGCCATGTCGACCTGCCCAAACGTTCGTTTCCCCGGCTGGCGCCGGAGACCATGGCCGCGCTCCACCGCGAACTGGCGGTCCGCCTGGGGAAGGCGGGGGCGGTCATCGAATTGAACACCTACGGCATGCGCGGTTCGAAACTGGGTGATGTCGGCCTCTATCCCGACCGGGAGCTGCTCGTCCTGTGCCGGCGGGAAGGGGTCCGGGTGACGCTGGGCTCCGACGCCCACCGGCCCCGGGACGTGGCGGCCGACTTCGACCGGGCCACGGCGCTGCTGACGGAGTGCGGTTTTGATGAGATTATGACCTTTGAAAAGCGGCAGGTTCGGCCGGTCGCCTGGCGGGAATGA